From the genome of Podospora bellae-mahoneyi strain CBS 112042 chromosome 2, whole genome shotgun sequence:
TATTGGTACAAAAGCGGTGTAGGGCGAAAGACGGGGCGACAACAAGAGGGTTTACTTTTGagttgttttgtttgtgtcGCGAAGTGGGcgggtggttgttgtttgcaagattgggggaggggagaccGGCAGAATAGGGCAGTGTGGGGAAATGAACTGGGATGATGCCGATGGGGGGAACCACAACAACGTTGGACGGAGCTCTCGAGGATTGTGCTCTTTTGGGCTGACGACCTCCCATACTGGCCAAAATTCGGGgggctgggagaggatggcctCACTGAGGTCATCTGAGGAGGTGATGCGCTGGCCAATCAAGATTCTCTTGTTGTGACCTGTCAGCGATGGCCCTGCTTGTTGAGCTGTCAACCAGTTGGCCGGGCTATGTGCTGGTGAGTAAGTAACAACGGGGAGAGCTTTGATGAGAAATCTGGAATTATTCAGATACGTTTAAACTCTAGCTCTCTATGACAGCTCAACATCATTGACAAACCGctctttccctctcttcACTATCCTCACGGGCACATGTTTGCCCCCGTGTAACTTGAGCGTCAGGACCGATGTTGCCTCATTCAGTGTCTTTTGCGCTTTTGCCTGAGCCTTCTTGTAGAGCTCTCTTCTGGCTACTGCATCCATattctccacctccccgtcGCTCGCCCACTCGTCCACCGCGAGCTCCACACTATACTTTTGAAAAATCACCGCCAGCACAGCATTCATCTCCACCATGGCGATTCGGCGTCCCAAGCATGACCGAGGTCCATCACTGAAGGGAATGTAGCTACCCCTGACCGGCCGATAGAACGAGGCGCTGGTGTCACTCCCCTGAAAGCCGCCATAATCCACCCCATCGCcttcctcgtccttctcATCGTCCGTTCCTGTGTTCTGAGTTTGGTACCACCTGTCGGGCAGAAAATCGTCAAGATCCGTAGGGGCGCCAGTCTTCTCTGATGATTTGGTGGGCCAAAATCGCGGGTTGCGCTGTACGCTAACGGCCATCAGGTTACACGAAAGTCCTGAAGGTAAAACATGAGTCTTCCCCTGAGCTGTGATGGTCTGATCCGAGCTGGCCGAGACAACTTTGGGAATAAGCGTGACCGGTGGCATCAAACGGAGCGTCTCGTTGATGCAGGCACCAATGTGGCTGGCCGTCATGGCATTGATGTTCTTTTCATAGTCCCAGGTCGATGGGTCAGAGTCTCCAAACAAAGAATCGACATCCTTTTGCAGACGGCGTTGCGTGGCAGGGTTGATTGCGAGCTCGGCGATGGCGAAGTGAAGTGTGTTGGCGGTTGTTTCATGGCCGGCTACGATCATAATGAAAGCATTGCCGACGATTTCAGCGTCGTCAAGACCGGCCTGTTTAGCTTTTTCAGACGGGGAGAGGCCGTATTTCGATTGAACGAGCTGTCCCATGATGTCCATTCCCTCCTTGGTGGATTCGCCAGCCTGGgcctccttcgccttgtCGCGCAAGAATTCATCCATGTACTGGAGATagttggccttggcctcgtAAGTGTAGCTCGCAAATTTGAAGGGTAGATGTTCTAGGACAAGGTAagtttgtgatgatgatcaaGACCAAAAAATGGGCAACATACTAAGAAGAAAGTCGGGAAAAACAAGAATGGTGATAATCTTGTCCAAGGTCCGCTCAACTGATTTGGCAAAGGTGATGGAATGTCCGTCTGGAGGATCCAGACTGCCATACTTGACCAGCTTAGGGTCGGTGTCTTCAGGCATTTTCTGATTTGGCCACAATAAACGAAGGCCAAAGCCAACATAGCCGATGACATTCAGCGCCCAAGTCATGGTGTCATGCTCGAGTGTTGTGATGGTCTTGGTCGTGCCCTTGGTCTCTCCGCCCGCACCAAAGAGCTCGTCCAACATACCACGGGTCTGGTAGATGGCCTCGGAAAAGGTGTGGGCAGCATTCTTCTCGTTGAAACTGGCACTCGTAACCTTCCGGTGTAGCCTCCAGGTCTGAGCTTCGGTGGTGAGAACATTGTGACCAAACATGCTGAGAAGGCTGTATTTGTCAATGTCCTTGGGAAAGGCCTCACGACGCTGCGTGATTCTATGAATGACCTCGGCATCTTGAGTATACATCAAGATGTCATAAGGAGAAACAGTCAGGAATGTGTCAGTCCCAAGGTACTCGAAGACTTTCTGACCAGTTGAATAGGCCCAGTCAGGAGTCATAACCCTACATAGTGTTAGTTGAACAAACGCCTCACCCAAGACTGCTCAACTCACAGTAATCGGTACTCCCATATCCATTTTGGGAGGATCTTGATCATAGGTGACCAAATCTTGATTCCAAGCTGCCACCATAGTCCTATTGGTGAGGCATCTAGATATCTAGTGTGTGAGCGTTTAATCGTGGCACTCAAGATAAATGTCGATATCTTTCACTTACGAACCACAAAGTATTTAAGTCCCGTCTTTCGAGCAATGAGCACATTTCGCCGCCATGCCGCAAAATAAGAGAACACAGCATACGCCACTGCCGCGCTAAGCGCTGCCCATAATGTAAACAGCATTCTGGGGTACACCAATTTGGTATAACAGTGGTGTCTAACGGTTCTCAGTCAAATCaaggccggtggtgaggaaaggGGGCAAGGGGACAAAGGTGGTCGATGGTGGGAAAGCTAGCTGGTTATACAATGGGCCGGCCCTGGTCTAGGGAGGCGGATTTCTTCGTGTGGGCACCCCAATGGTGGTGAGTTGACGATAGGTAGGTGCTGTAAGAGAATCATGAGTAATTCGTGGCTCCTTTCTTGGTTCCAGTGAGACTCTGGGGTTGGCGTGACGCGTTTAGCCAATAGTTTGTGACACTGTGAAACTTGATCTGGTTCCGAGGGCTCGATGGCACGGTGGAAGGAGGTGCAAGAGGGCTCGTGGTTGGTGAGAGGATCGGGGAAAGTGTGGCAGGGCCCCCACTTTATCAGCTTGGGAACTTCAGGGCCGGGAAAGTTCCCGTCCGAAGCATTTTCTTTGGGAGATCGACAATGGAAGTGGGATGTTGGCGACTTCAAATATGAATAGCCCGCACCTTCATCAACCCTCCAATGGCTGGACCTCTCGGGTTCGGATTCGAAATTTGGGGGTCAACTGCCCTGAAACACATCTCTGCCGCTTGGACGCTTTCCAGTCCCCGTCATCGAGCCAACGGCTGCCGAGTGCATATGTCACTGATATCGGTTTGCGGTCTCGCATTCCAGAATCTTTCATGTCTCGGCAGTAAGCCAATTCACCTCagcaagctcatcatcagctATTCTCGACACCCCGACGCTGTCGTGCCGTCGTGTTCATGAATGATTGATGAGACAAGCCCCGCCCCCTGACGAACCTGTCCACTGGAGAACGATCCACAGCGGGAATCTAGCGCCAGGGCTGTTTAAGTTGGTGCAAATCTTCAACAATATCGCCAAGACTGTCCATTTCTGGAACATCACATCTTCAACTGCACTTCAGAACTTGACTGCCTCCAGCTTCGATATTCAATATATGTACATCTCGAAGCTCCGACCAATGCGACATACAAATGCCCCGAGGCATGGCTACATTCTGCAAAACCATCCAGCACACGTGGGGAAAGAAGACTGCAATTGTTGTTCATGTCTGACCATAATATTCTTGTTCCAAGATACTGCACACACCTGTGCCGCCATCTGTCCCAAGATTGATGCAAACATCGGCTGCACCCGTCCCAGTTACACAAACACCATCTGATAATCTGCAAGCAACGCTGGGCACAATTCTCCATTGGGGCCCTGCCACACCTCCCATCGAGCAAATCTGCAAAGCTAAAATCAACCTCTATCGATATGGTCGAGCCGTGTCAGCCGTACCGCCGTGGTCCACAGTAAGCCACCACAAAACGGCCGAGCAGCCACCGAAACGGTCACCCTCTTTACAAAGGTAGTCAGAGCCTGGTCCCTACTTTCTAAAAGGCGTACCGGTACCTATGACTTCCCAGCCTAGAACCCTGCCCTTCCCCAGATTTGCGGCATATGAAGGACAGGCCAACCTTgtcaaccacccccaccatctTTCCCTCTTCGCCAGGGCTCATCCCAACCCGGGCCCAGCTCACGACTCATCGATTGACTCCCCTTGGCAGTTGATGAGTGCTCATTTGGACTGAGGAGGATCTGTCCGGTGTTTGGAAACAAAcgattgggggggggggctgaTCTCGAGTGGCAAGGCCCCGAGATCAGGCTTGCGGATGGGATGTCAGTTAGGCGCGAGTCAGGCTTCTCACTGGTGTGAGATGATAGTGGCCGACACTTCCAGCTTAGCTTGATGCTATCAAGGTTGACTGGCACTAATACCTCACACCTGCTGCTAATTTGCCAGATCCATACCTTGACTACAGACGTACCTGCATCCACACCTTGGCCCCCGCATCTAGATAACCGTCTCATGATGACGTCTCATATCAGCCAAAGCTTCCAGCCCAGACGGGATCATGCCCATCTCAGAAGTCAGAGCGGGATGGCAAGTGACCAGGAGCCCACACAGTGTCCAGCTTTCGGTGGGCCATCTCAtgaaggtgagggatgtCATCCAAGGAGCTGGCATCCGGAGAGGGCAGACGTGGATCTGAACTGGGgccgttgttgaagagggttTGAAGTCATTCCTCTGCTACGTGAGCCCTTCTGGTTCCTACAGTTGGGCTTCATACACGGGGCTTACGTTTGTTGACGATATACTTAATGCGAGGGATCTTATGCTCATTGCTACACTGGAACCATCCAAGTATCTTGTGCAGGTTTGATATGCCCGCAGAGTCTGCTGCTAAGTATTGAATGATGTACGGCTGGATCTCTGGCACCAAACAACATACAAAGGCCTTTGTAACAGAATCTTCCAAAGCATCTCCCTCCGGCTCTCCCCTCTGCTCTTCCCATTTTGGTCTTCCGCCTGTTCA
Proteins encoded in this window:
- a CDS encoding hypothetical protein (COG:Q; EggNog:ENOG503NZWY); the encoded protein is MLFTLWAALSAAVAYAVFSYFAAWRRNVLIARKTGLKYFVVRLWWQLGIKIWSPMIKILPKWIWEYRLLVMTPDWAYSTGQKVFEYLGTDTFLTVSPYDILMYTQDAEVIHRITQRREAFPKDIDKYSLLSMFGHNVLTTEAQTWRLHRKVTSASFNEKNAAHTFSEAIYQTRGMLDELFGAGGETKGTTKTITTLEHDTMTWALNVIGYVGFGLRLLWPNQKMPEDTDPKLVKYGSLDPPDGHSITFAKSVERTLDKIITILVFPDFLLKHLPFKFASYTYEAKANYLQYMDEFLRDKAKEAQAGESTKEGMDIMGQLVQSKYGLSPSEKAKQAGLDDAEIVGNAFIMIVAGHETTANTLHFAIAELAINPATQRRLQKDVDSLFGDSDPSTWDYEKNINAMTASHIGACINETLRLMPPVTLIPKVVSASSDQTITAQGKTHVLPSGLSCNLMAVSVQRNPRFWPTKSSEKTGAPTDLDDFLPDRWYQTQNTGTDDEKDEEGDGVDYGGFQGSDTSASFYRPVRGSYIPFSDGPRSCLGRRIAMVEMNAVLAVIFQKYSVELAVDEWASDGEVENMDAVARRELYKKAQAKAQKTLNEATSVLTLKLHGGKHVPVRIVKRGKERFVNDVELS